A single window of Nicotiana sylvestris chromosome 5, ASM39365v2, whole genome shotgun sequence DNA harbors:
- the LOC138869768 gene encoding uncharacterized protein: protein MCFKFFSSLKKHDRFEWNEECQQALKNLKIYLSNPPLLAKPKAGERLLIYLAVSEVAVSAVLVREDQGWLAKWAIELSEYDIAYQLRTMIKSQVLADFVADFSQKMQLEAEKELQVLNRSNLGIWTQFTDGSSNVKVAGLGIVLVPPTTETIRQAIKCHSITNNEAEYEVVIAGLELVRELGINRIVIKSDSQLVVNQMLGTYTSRKARIQ from the exons AtgtgctttaaattcttttcatcTCTTAAAAAACATGATCgctttgaatggaatgaggaatgtcaacaggcactcaaaaatttgaagataTATTTATCAAATCCGCCATTGcttgcaaaaccaaaggctggggaaagattGCTCATCTACCTTGCTGTCTCAGAAGTGGCGGTAAGTGCTGTtctagtccgtgaggaccaag gttggttagccaaatgggctatagaattaagtgaatatgacatcgCATACCAACTTAGAACCATGATTAAGTCTCAAGTGTTAgcagatttcgtggctgattttagccaaaaaatgcaattagaagcagaaaaagaattgcagGTTCTCAACCGATCTAATCTAGGAATTTGGACTcaattcactgatggttcatctaatgtaaaagttGCAGGCTTaggaattgttttggtaccacctacgactgaaaccattcgacaagccattaaatgccattctataactaacaatgaagcagagtatgaagttgtgattgcaggtttagaattggtaCGGGAACTCGGCATTAATCGGATTGTAATCAAAAGTGATTCGCAGCTTGTGGTTaaccaaatgctggggacttatacatcCAGGAAAGCACGAATACAATAG
- the LOC138869769 gene encoding uncharacterized protein: MANNENAFVIHLFHSVLDPYKNEVNFNNLTWDWRNEIVAFLQYGIVLEDKRKAHALRKKAARYCLKQGNLYRKMFGGPLARCLRPSQTEYVMREIHEGYYGNHTGGRSLVRTIIRAGYYWPKMEEEAENVVAKYDKCQRYDNNMHRPVELLHPVITPWPFMKWGMDIVGPLPQAKG, translated from the coding sequence ATGGCAAACAATGAAAATGCTTTtgtaatacatttgtttcattcagtacttGATCCatataagaatgaggtaaattttaataacttaacatgggattggaggaacgagattgttgcctTTTTGCAGTATGGTATCGTCCTTGAAGATAAGAGAAAAGCTCACGCGCTTCGAAAAaaggctgctcgatattgtttaaagcaaggcaatctttatcgaaaaatgttcggtggtcccttagcaagatgcctcagaCCTTCTCAGACAGAAtacgtaatgagagaaatacacgaggggtaTTATGGGAATCACACAGGAGGAAGATCACTAGTAAGAACTATAAtaagggcaggttattattggcccaaaatggaagaagaagcagaaaatgtCGTAGCTAAAtatgataaatgccaaaggtacgATAATAACATGCATAGACCAGTAGAGTTGTTACATCCGGTCATTacaccatggccatttatgaaatgggggatggatatcgtgggtccacttccacaagcaaaaggatag